One genomic segment of Panicum virgatum strain AP13 chromosome 2N, P.virgatum_v5, whole genome shotgun sequence includes these proteins:
- the LOC120660018 gene encoding uncharacterized protein LOC120660018, which translates to MSLACGLPLLECVYCLACARWAWKRCLHTGEADSATWGLASAADFEPVPRMCRLVMANYEPDLSASAPLLFAPPGGYGVDPACVLRRRTYADTRGRVTPYLLYLDHAHADIVLALRGLNLVKESDYALLLDNRLGKRRFDGGYVHNGLLRAAGWVLDAECDLLRDLLERYPDYTLTFTGHSLGAGIAAMLTMVVVLNLDKLGNVERSRTRCYAMAPARCMSLNLAVRYADVINSVVLQDDFLPRTATPLEDIFKSILCLPCLLCLRCLRDTCIPEDAMLKDPRRLYAPGRIYHIVERKMCRCGRYPPVVKTAVPVDGRFEHIVLSCNATADHAIVWIEREAQKALDLMLEETMAVPSEQRMERNETLQREHVEEHKAALRRAVTLSVPDARAPLPYGTFDDDAGRRPWQQQQPERSESFPPAGARQRMSWNDLIERVFDKDEDGQIVLRSSVFS; encoded by the exons atgTCGTTGGCCTGCGGCCTGCCGCTGCTCGAGTGCGTCTACTGCCTCGCCTGCGCGCGCTGGGCGTGGAAGCGCTGCCTCCACACCGGCGAGGCCGACAGCGCCACCTGGggcctcgcctccgccgccgacttcGAGCCCGTCCCGCGCATGTGCCGCCTCGTCATGGCCAACTACGAGCCCGacctctccgcctccgcgccgctcctctTCGCGCCCCCGGGCGGGTACGGCGTCGACCCCGCCtgcgtcctccgccgccgcacctacGCCGACACCCGCGGCCGCGTCACCCCCTACCTCCTCTACCTCGACCACGCGCACGCTGACATCGTCCTCGCGCTCCGGGGGCTCAACCTCGTCAAGGAGTCCGACTACGCGCTCCTCCTCGACAACCGCCTCGGCAAGCGCCGCTTCGACGGCGGCTACGTCCACAACGGACTCCTCAGGGCCGCCGGCTGGGTGCTCGACGCCGAGTGCGACCtcctcagggacctcctcgagAGGTACCCCGACTACACGCTCACCTTCACGGGGCATTCGCTGGGCGCCGGCATCGCCGCCATGCTCACCATGGTCGTCGTGCTCAACCTCGACAAGCTCGGTAACGTCGAGAGGAGCCGAACGCGCTGCTACGCCATGGCGCCCGCCAGGTGCATGTCGCTCAACCTCGCCGTCAGATACGCCGACGTCATCAACTCTGTCGTCCTACAG GATGACTTCTTGCCCCGGACAGCTACTCCTTTGGAGGACATTTTCAAGTCAATCCTCTG CTTGCCGTGCCTCCTATGTTTGAGGTGTTTGAGGGATACATGTATACCCGAAGATGCAATGCTAAAGGATCCAAGAAGGCTTTATGCACCGGGCAGGATATATCACATAGTGGAAAGAAAAATGTGCAG GTGCGGAAGATATCCACCGGTAGTCAAAACAGCTGTGCCTGTGGATGGTAGGTTTGAGCACATTGTTCTTTCCTGCAACGCCACAGCAGACCATGCCATTGTTTGGATTGAGAGGGAAGCCCAAAAGGCTTTGGAT CTGATGCTGGAGGAGACAATGGCGGTGCCGTCGGAGCAGCGGATGGAGCGGAACGAGACCCTGCAGAGGGAGCACGTGGAGGAGCACAAGGCCGCGCTGCGCCGGGCCGTGACGCTGTCGGTGCCGGACGCGCGGGCGCCGTTGCCGTACGGCACGTTCGACGACGACgccgggcggcggccgtggcagcagcagcagccggagaGGAGCGAGAGCTTCCCGCCGGCGGGGGCCAGGCAGCGAATGAGCTGGAACGACCTGATCGAGCGCGTGTTCGACAAGGACGAGGACGGCCAGATCGTGCTGCGCAGCTCGGTTTTCTCCTGA
- the LOC120660017 gene encoding cleavage and polyadenylation specificity factor subunit 2: MGTSVQVTPLSGAYGEGPLCYLLAVDGFRFLLDCGWTDLCDTSQLQPLAKVAPTIDAVLLSHPDMMHLGALPYAMKHLGLSAPVYATEPVFRLGLLTMYDHFLSRWQVSDFDLFTLDDVDAAFQNVVRLKYSQNYILNDKGEGIVIAPHVAGHLLGGTVWKITKDGEDVVYAVDFNHRKEMHLNGTVLGSFVRPAVLITDAYNALNNQGYRKKQDQDFIDSLVKVLASGGSVLLPVDTAGRVLELLLILDKYWGDRRLEYPIYFLTNVSTSTIDYVKSFLEWMGDQIAKSFESSRANAFLLKKVTLIINKEELEKLGGTPKVVLASMASLEVGFSHGIFVEMANEARNLVLFTEKGQFGTLARMLQVDPPPKAVKVTMSKRIPLVGDELKAYEEEQERIKKEEAIKASLVKEEELKASHGPNAKASEPMVIDASSSRKSAKAGSHFGGNNDIFIDGFVPPSTSVAPMFPFFENTAEWDDFGEVINPDDYTMKQEEMDSTLMLGPGDGLDGKIDDGSARLLLDSAPSKVISNEITVQVKCSLVYMDFEGRSDGRSVKSVIAHVAPLKLVLVHGSAEATEHLKMHCSKNLDSHVYAPQIEETIDVTSDLCAYKVQLSEKLMSNIICKKLGEHEIAWVDAEVGKEDEKLVLLPPSSMPPPHKPVLVGDLKLSDFKQFLENKGWQVEFSGGALRCGEHITVRKIGDSQKGSTGSQQIVLEGPLCEDYYKIREHLYSQFYLL; the protein is encoded by the exons ATGGGGACGTCGGTGCAGGTTACGCCTCTCAGCGGGGCGTACGGGGAGGGCCCCCTGTGCtacctgctcgccgtcgacggctTCCGCTTCCTCCTCGACTGCGGATGGACTGACCTCTGCGACACCTCACAACTCCAACCCCTCGCCAA GGTTGCACCAACAATAGATGCTGTTCTTTTGTCACATCCTGACATGATGCATCTAGGAGCTTTGCCCTATGCTATGAAACATCTTGGACTCTCTGCACCAGTGTATGCAACAGAACCTGTGTTTAGACTTGGACTTTTGACCATGTATGATCATTTTCTTTCTCGATGG CAAGTCTCAGACTTTGACTTGTTTACTTTGGATGATGTTGATGCTGCATTCCAAAACGTTGTGAGATTGAAATACTCACAAAATTACATTTTGAACG ATAAAGGTGAAGGAATTGTTATTGCTCCACATGTGGCTGGGCATCTTTTGGGGGGCACAGTGTGGAAGATAACAAAAGATGGAGAGGATGTTGTGTACGCTGTTGACTTCAACCATCGGAAAGAGAT GCATTTGAATGGTACCGTTCTTGGATCTTTTGTGCGGCCAGCTGTTCTGATAACTGATGCTTACAATGCTTTGAACAATCAAGGCTACAGAAAAAAACAGGATCAAGATTTCATTG ATTCATTAGTTAAAGTTCTGGCAAGTGGCGGAAGTGTGTTACTTCCTGTTGATACTGCTGGTAGGGTGTTGGAACTTCTTTTGATATTGGATAAG TACTGGGGTGACCGGCGTTTGGAGTACCCTATCTACTTTCTTACAAATGTTTCTACAAGTACTATCGACTATGTCAAGAGTTTTCTTGAATGGATGGGTGATCAGATCGCAAAATCCTTTGAAAGCAGTAGAGCTAATGCCTTCTTGTTAAA AAAGGTCACACTTATAATTAACAAAGAAGAGCTTGAAAAATTGGGAGGTACTCCAAAG GTGGTTCTGGCGTCAATGGCAAGTTTGGAGGTTGGCTTTTCTCATGGCATATTTGTTGAGATGGCAAATGAAGCAAGGAATCTAGTGCTCTTTACTGAGAAGGGACAG TTTGGTACACTTGCTCGAATGCTTCAAGTGGATCCACCCCCCAAAGCTGTGAAGGTCACTATGAGCAAGCGAATTCCTTTGGTGGGTGATGAGCTAAAAGCTTATGAAGAAGAACAGGAAAGGATAAAAAAGGAAGAAGCAATAAAGGCTAGCCTTGTCAAAGAAGAGGAACTAAAGGCTTCGCATGGACCGAATGCGAAGGCTTCTGAACCAATGGTCATTGATGCAAGTTCATCTCGTAAATCCGCCAAGG CCGGTTCACATTTTGGTGGGAACAATGATATTTTCATTGATGGATTTGTCCCTCCTTCAACCAGTGTTGCTCCAATGTTTCCCTTCTTTGAAAATACTGCTGAATGGGATGACTTTGGTGAGGTCATTAATCCTGATGATTATACGATGAAACAAGAAGAAATGGATAGTACTCTGATGCTT GGTCCTGGAGATGGTTTAGATGGTAAAATTGATGATGGCTCAGCACGCCTGCTTCTTGATTCAGCACCCTCAAAAGTTATTTCCAATGAGATTACA GTTCAAGTGAAATGCTCATTGGTTTATATGGACTTTGAAGGTCGATCTGATGGGCGTTCTGTGAAGTCAGTTATAGCTCATGTGGCTCCACTGAAACTC GTTCTGGTGCACGGATCAGCGGAAGCTACTGAGCATTTGAAAATGCATTGTTCAAAGAATTTAGACTCACATGTTTATGCTCCTCAGATTGAGGAAACAATTGATGTAACATCGGATTTATGTGCCTATAAG GTCCAACTTTCGGAGAAGTTAATGAGTAACATCATTTGTAAGAAG TTGGGTGAGCATGAAATTGCTTGGGTGGATGCAGAAGTTGgaaaggaagatgagaagcttgTTTTGCTTCCCCCATCGTCAATGCCGCCACCCCACAAGCCAGTTCTTGTGGGTGATTTAAAATTGTCTGATTTTAAACAATTTCTTGAAAATAAAGGTTGGCAG GTTGAATTTTCTGGTGGTGCATTACGATGTGGCGAACACATCACGGTGCGCAAGATTGGTGATTCCCAGAAG GGCAGCACTGGTTCTCAGCAGATCGTGCTCGAGGGCCCTCTGTGCGAGGACTACTACAAGATCCGGGAGCATCTCTACTCGCAGTTCTACTTGCTGTGA
- the LOC120660020 gene encoding uncharacterized protein LOC120660020, which produces MDGAATATAGGSGEPAANGSKSEEQQFDPSRMVGIIKRKALIKDLAAAYHAKCIASCKELLQLQKQWEEEQNVEAKMPEEPRLITMKTSKHRKK; this is translated from the exons ATggacggcgccgccaccgccaccgccggaggAAGTGGGGAGCCGGCGGCCAACGGGTCCAAATCCGAGGAGCAGCAGTTCGATCCCAGCCGAA TGGTCGGGATAATCAAAAGGAAGGCCCTGATTAAAGATTTGGCTGCAGCGTACCATGCTAAGTGTATAGCATCCTGTAAAGAACTCCTGCAGCTTCAGAAACAGTGGGAGGAG GAACAGAACGTGGAAGCCAAAATGCCTGAAGAACCAAGACTGATTACAATGAAGACCTCAAAGCATAGGAAGAAGTAG
- the LOC120660021 gene encoding LYR motif-containing protein At3g19508-like, which yields MPNAGLRAYREVLRLVRRLPAETRPYYAEYARENFVNYRDLSADDDLAALLRRAYAHSSWALSKYSIDAEKAAARLKSLGDGHAGR from the exons ATGCCGAACGCGGGGCTGCGCGCGTACCGCGAGGTGCTGCGCCTGGTGCGGCGGCTGCCGGCGGAGACGCGGCCCTACTACGCCGAGTACGCCCGCGAGAACTTCGTCAACTACCGTGACCTCTCCGCCGACGACGACCTCgcggccctcctccgccgcgcctaCGCGCACTCGTCATGGGCCCTCTCCAAG TACTCGATCGAcgcggagaaggcggcggcgcggctcaagTCTCTCGGCGACGGCCACGCGGGGCGGTGA